A window from Aliamphritea hakodatensis encodes these proteins:
- a CDS encoding anthranilate synthase component II: MLLLIDNYDSFTHNVAQYFGELGADVQVHRNDEISIAEIEALQPEQLVISPGPCTPNEAGVSVEAMDYFAGKLPVFGICLGMQSMGQAFGGNVVRARQVMHGKVSKVYHNNTGVFEGLANPVSVTRYHSLVVEKDSLPECLEMTAWTQQEDGSVDEIMGLRHRTLDIEGVQFHPESVLTEQGHDLMANFLKRRGPATAAAEQ, encoded by the coding sequence ATGTTACTGCTGATCGATAACTACGATTCCTTTACGCATAATGTTGCACAGTATTTCGGTGAACTGGGAGCAGATGTCCAGGTGCACCGCAATGATGAAATCAGCATTGCAGAGATTGAAGCACTGCAGCCTGAGCAACTGGTTATCTCTCCGGGTCCCTGTACGCCGAATGAGGCCGGTGTGTCTGTTGAGGCAATGGATTATTTTGCCGGCAAGTTGCCGGTATTCGGAATTTGCCTGGGTATGCAGAGCATGGGGCAGGCGTTTGGCGGTAACGTGGTACGTGCCCGTCAGGTGATGCACGGCAAAGTGTCAAAGGTTTATCATAACAATACCGGTGTATTTGAAGGGCTGGCGAATCCTGTCAGTGTGACCCGGTATCACTCACTGGTGGTGGAGAAAGACTCCCTGCCTGAGTGCCTGGAAATGACCGCCTGGACCCAGCAGGAAGACGGCAGTGTGGACGAGATTATGGGGCTGCGGCACCGCACACTGGATATTGAAGGGGTGCAGTTTCACCCGGAGTCTGTTCTCACCGAACAGGGTCATGATTTAATGGCAAACTTTCTTAAGCGTCGTGGCCCGGCCACGGCAGCTGCAGAACAATAA
- the trpD gene encoding anthranilate phosphoribosyltransferase, translated as MDIKQALAVVAEQQDLSTEQMQAVMNQIMTGNASDAQIGALLMGLRMKGECVAEITGAADAMRKLATPVFIQADKAVDIVGTGGDGSNLFNVSSASSVVVAAAGGHVAKHGNRSVSSSSGAADLLETAGLNLEINPEQVARCIDEVGVGFMFAPQHHSAMKYAIGPRKEMGLRTLFNILGPLTNPASARHYLLGVFDQSLCLPMAQALQALGANHALVVHAADGLDEISLAEKTFVAELKDGDISEYTISAADAGLEVQSLDGLQVNGSDESLALINAAFAGENMKAVDMIALNAGAALYAADQADSLAAGVALAKATILEGKAAAKLQQLAEFTQRFKGE; from the coding sequence ATGGATATTAAACAAGCACTGGCGGTGGTTGCTGAACAGCAGGACCTGTCGACTGAACAGATGCAGGCGGTGATGAATCAGATCATGACCGGCAATGCCAGCGATGCCCAGATTGGCGCACTGCTGATGGGCCTGCGGATGAAAGGCGAATGTGTGGCTGAAATTACCGGCGCGGCGGATGCTATGCGCAAGCTGGCGACCCCGGTATTTATTCAGGCAGACAAAGCGGTGGATATCGTCGGTACCGGCGGTGACGGTTCTAACCTGTTTAACGTATCCAGCGCTTCCTCCGTTGTGGTGGCAGCTGCTGGCGGTCATGTGGCCAAGCACGGTAACCGTTCGGTTTCCTCCAGTTCCGGTGCGGCAGATCTGCTGGAAACAGCCGGCCTGAATCTGGAAATTAATCCTGAACAGGTTGCCCGCTGTATTGATGAAGTGGGTGTAGGCTTTATGTTTGCACCGCAACACCACAGCGCAATGAAATACGCGATTGGCCCGCGCAAAGAAATGGGGCTGCGCACCTTATTTAATATTCTGGGGCCGCTGACCAATCCGGCCTCTGCCCGGCATTATCTGCTGGGGGTGTTTGATCAGTCGCTGTGCCTGCCAATGGCGCAGGCATTACAGGCACTGGGCGCTAACCATGCGCTGGTGGTACATGCTGCGGATGGTCTGGATGAAATCAGTCTGGCGGAAAAAACCTTCGTCGCCGAGCTGAAAGACGGCGACATCAGCGAATACACCATCAGTGCGGCGGATGCCGGTCTGGAGGTTCAGTCTCTGGACGGCCTGCAGGTAAACGGGTCGGATGAAAGTCTGGCGCTGATTAACGCCGCATTTGCCGGTGAAAACATGAAAGCTGTGGATATGATTGCATTGAATGCGGGTGCTGCGTTGTATGCGGCGGATCAGGCGGACAGTCTGGCGGCCGGTGTGGCACTGGCAAAAGCAACCATTCTTGAGGGTAAGGCCGCGGCGAAACTGCAGCAGCTGGCCGAATTTACGCAACGTTTTAAGGGCGAATAA
- the trpC gene encoding indole-3-glycerol phosphate synthase TrpC: MSHPDTPTILKKIIARKHEEVAERQAKVSVDQLKEQIVAQQGSATDPRGFVASMQKALSEGRSAVIAEAKKASPSKGVMRDPFVPADIAASYEAGGASCLSVLTDADFFQGSEDYLMQARAACNLPVIRKDFIVDTYQVYEARAIGADCILLIAASLTDEQMRELNDLAIELGMDVLIEVHNREELHRSLPLNNTLVGINNRNLHTFEVTLEHTYELLDEIPQDRIVVTESGILNQQDVQDMRAKQVNSFLVGEAFMRAEDPGAKLSELFA; encoded by the coding sequence ATGAGTCATCCTGATACCCCGACTATTTTAAAGAAGATCATCGCGCGTAAGCACGAAGAAGTGGCTGAGCGTCAGGCAAAGGTGTCTGTTGATCAGCTTAAAGAACAGATTGTTGCGCAGCAGGGCAGTGCAACTGATCCGCGTGGCTTTGTGGCCAGCATGCAGAAAGCCCTCAGCGAAGGCCGTTCGGCGGTGATTGCTGAAGCGAAGAAAGCCAGCCCGTCGAAGGGCGTGATGCGTGATCCGTTTGTGCCGGCCGATATTGCCGCGTCATATGAAGCTGGCGGCGCCAGCTGTTTATCCGTTCTGACGGACGCAGATTTCTTTCAGGGCAGCGAAGACTACCTGATGCAGGCCCGTGCAGCCTGCAACCTGCCGGTTATCCGTAAAGACTTTATTGTGGATACCTATCAGGTGTATGAAGCCCGGGCGATCGGTGCTGACTGTATTCTGCTGATTGCCGCCTCCCTGACGGACGAACAGATGCGCGAGCTGAACGATCTGGCCATCGAACTGGGCATGGATGTACTGATTGAAGTACATAACCGTGAAGAGCTGCACCGTTCGCTGCCGCTGAACAATACCCTGGTGGGCATTAATAACCGTAACCTGCACACCTTCGAAGTGACGCTGGAGCACACCTACGAACTGCTGGATGAAATTCCGCAGGACCGTATCGTGGTGACTGAAAGCGGCATTCTGAATCAGCAGGATGTACAGGATATGCGTGCCAAACAGGTTAACAGCTTCCTGGTGGGTGAAGCCTTTATGCGGGCGGAAGATCCGGGCGCTAAACTGAGTGAGTTGTTTGCCTGA
- a CDS encoding OsmC family protein, with protein MQAKVKWDGDVRFKCTTGSGFDLTLDGELKEGPRPMEMMLLGLGGCTSYDVVGILKKTRQDVVDCVAEIDAERADAVPAVFTKIHVKFVVSGRDLNEKKVERAVKLSAEQYCSASLMLEKGGVEITHSYEIIEVE; from the coding sequence ATGCAAGCAAAAGTTAAATGGGACGGCGATGTCCGTTTTAAGTGTACGACCGGTTCCGGTTTTGATCTGACGTTGGATGGTGAACTGAAAGAAGGTCCGCGGCCGATGGAAATGATGCTGCTGGGGCTGGGCGGTTGCACTTCCTATGATGTCGTGGGTATTCTGAAGAAAACCCGTCAGGACGTGGTTGACTGCGTGGCTGAAATTGACGCTGAGCGGGCGGATGCTGTACCGGCGGTGTTCACTAAGATTCACGTTAAGTTTGTGGTTTCTGGCCGTGATCTGAATGAGAAGAAAGTGGAACGTGCCGTTAAGCTGTCTGCAGAACAGTATTGCTCTGCTTCACTGATGCTGGAAAAGGGCGGTGTGGAAATTACCCACAGCTACGAGATTATCGAAGTTGAGTAA
- the rpsF gene encoding 30S ribosomal protein S6, translating to MRHYEIVFLVHPNQSEQVPAMVERYTKLIEESEGQIHRLEDWGRRHLAYPINKIHKAHYVLMNVECEQETLDELTNIFRYNDAVIRNMVVRRKEAISEVSPIKAAEGREERRPRREDKPADAPAPAAEEAPAAAEEAAAE from the coding sequence ATGCGTCATTACGAAATCGTTTTTCTGGTTCACCCTAACCAGAGTGAACAGGTTCCAGCGATGGTTGAGCGTTACACCAAGCTGATCGAAGAATCTGAAGGTCAAATCCACCGTCTGGAAGATTGGGGCCGTCGCCACCTGGCTTACCCAATTAACAAGATCCACAAAGCACACTACGTTCTGATGAACGTTGAATGCGAACAGGAAACTCTGGACGAGCTGACTAACATCTTCCGTTACAACGATGCGGTTATCCGTAACATGGTTGTACGTCGTAAGGAAGCTATCTCTGAAGTATCTCCTATCAAAGCTGCTGAAGGCCGTGAAGAGCGTCGTCCACGTCGCGAAGACAAGCCTGCTGATGCACCTGCACCTGCTGCTGAAGAAGCACCAGCTGCTGCTGAAGAAGCTGCTGCCGAGTAA
- the rpsR gene encoding 30S ribosomal protein S18, whose protein sequence is MARFFRRRKFCRFTAEGVTEIDYKDLDVLKGYITETGKIVPSRITGTKARYQRQLATAIKRARYVALLPYTDAHQ, encoded by the coding sequence ATGGCCCGTTTTTTCCGTCGTAGAAAATTCTGCCGTTTTACCGCTGAAGGTGTTACCGAGATCGATTACAAAGATCTGGACGTCCTGAAAGGTTACATCACTGAAACCGGTAAAATCGTTCCTAGCCGTATCACTGGTACTAAGGCTCGCTACCAGCGTCAGCTGGCGACTGCTATCAAGCGCGCTCGCTACGTTGCACTGCTGCCTTACACTGATGCTCATCAGTAA
- the rplI gene encoding 50S ribosomal protein L9 has protein sequence MEVILLEKVGKLGGLGDKVNVKAGFGRNYLVPFGKAVPATAANLETFETRRAELEKAAADKLTAAQARAEELNEVELSVVAKAGDEGKLFGSIGTNDIAEAITSAGIEVAKSEVRLPEGAIRATGEYSVAIQLHPEVTATVGIVVVGE, from the coding sequence ATGGAAGTAATCCTACTCGAGAAAGTTGGCAAACTGGGCGGCCTGGGTGACAAGGTAAACGTTAAGGCTGGTTTCGGTCGTAACTACCTGGTTCCTTTCGGTAAAGCTGTTCCTGCAACTGCTGCCAACCTGGAAACATTTGAAACTCGTCGTGCTGAACTGGAAAAAGCTGCAGCTGATAAGCTGACTGCTGCCCAGGCGCGCGCTGAAGAACTGAACGAAGTTGAACTGTCTGTTGTTGCTAAAGCTGGCGACGAAGGCAAGCTGTTCGGTTCTATCGGTACTAACGATATCGCTGAAGCAATCACTTCTGCCGGTATCGAAGTAGCTAAGAGCGAAGTTCGTCTGCCAGAAGGTGCTATCCGCGCTACTGGTGAGTACAGCGTTGCTATCCAGCTGCACCCTGAAGTAACTGCTACTGTTGGTATCGTCGTAGTCGGCGAATAA
- the dnaB gene encoding replicative DNA helicase — protein sequence MEELESESNELAGVKVPPHSQEAEQSVLGGMMLDNNAWDTVSEIVLEAQFYRHNHRLIFRTMEKLVAAMQPIDVVTLSEELDRTANLEEAGGLDYLIELARNTPSASNIRAYAEIVRDRAMLRQMIEVANEIADSAFFPDGRASDDVLSEAEQKIFQIAEERPNEGGPVGVNPLLKKAVDKIDELFNSEGSMTGVTTGFEDLDGATGGMQPSDLIIVAARPSMGKTTFAMNLVENALMAQDKPVLVFSLEMPADQLVTRMLSSLGRINQTKVRSGKLEEDDWPRLTTAVNLLRDKPLFIDDTAGISPTEMRNRARRIVREHGDISMIMIDYLQLMQIKGGMSEGRTAEISEISRSLKALAKELECPVIALSQLNRALEQRPNKRPVNSDLRESGAIEQDADVIMFIYRDEVYNEDSPDKGIAEIIIGKQRNGPIGTTRLAFIGQFTKFENLAPMAYQGYDE from the coding sequence GTGGAAGAGCTGGAATCTGAGTCGAACGAATTAGCCGGGGTTAAAGTCCCGCCGCATTCCCAGGAAGCCGAGCAGTCAGTGCTGGGCGGGATGATGCTGGATAATAACGCCTGGGATACGGTGTCGGAAATTGTTCTGGAAGCTCAGTTTTACCGGCATAACCACCGGTTGATTTTCCGTACCATGGAAAAGCTGGTTGCAGCGATGCAGCCGATCGACGTGGTGACCCTGTCGGAAGAGCTGGACCGCACGGCTAACCTTGAAGAAGCCGGTGGTCTGGATTACCTGATTGAGCTGGCCCGTAATACGCCGAGTGCATCTAACATCCGTGCCTATGCTGAAATTGTCCGTGACCGGGCGATGCTGCGGCAGATGATAGAAGTGGCGAATGAAATTGCCGACAGCGCTTTCTTCCCGGACGGCCGTGCCAGTGATGACGTGCTGAGCGAAGCTGAGCAGAAAATCTTCCAGATTGCGGAGGAGCGGCCGAACGAAGGTGGGCCGGTTGGGGTAAATCCATTGCTGAAAAAAGCAGTGGATAAAATCGACGAGTTGTTTAACTCTGAAGGCAGTATGACGGGGGTGACGACCGGGTTTGAGGATCTGGATGGCGCTACCGGCGGTATGCAGCCTTCGGATCTGATCATCGTGGCGGCGCGTCCTTCCATGGGTAAGACAACCTTTGCCATGAATCTGGTGGAAAATGCTCTGATGGCGCAGGATAAACCGGTGCTGGTATTCAGTCTGGAGATGCCCGCGGATCAGTTGGTAACGCGGATGCTGTCATCTCTGGGGCGGATCAACCAGACCAAGGTGCGTTCCGGTAAGCTGGAAGAAGATGACTGGCCAAGGCTGACAACCGCTGTGAACCTGCTGCGGGATAAACCGCTGTTTATCGATGATACGGCCGGTATCAGCCCCACGGAAATGCGTAACCGTGCCCGCCGGATTGTGCGTGAGCACGGCGATATCTCGATGATTATGATCGATTATCTTCAGTTAATGCAGATCAAGGGTGGTATGAGCGAAGGCCGTACTGCTGAAATTTCTGAGATTTCCCGGTCCCTTAAAGCGCTGGCGAAAGAGCTGGAATGCCCGGTTATTGCGCTGTCGCAGCTGAACCGTGCACTTGAACAGCGGCCGAATAAGCGCCCGGTAAACTCGGACCTGCGTGAATCCGGTGCGATCGAGCAGGATGCCGACGTGATTATGTTTATCTACCGGGACGAAGTTTATAACGAAGATTCACCGGATAAAGGCATTGCTGAAATTATCATTGGTAAACAGCGTAACGGACCAATCGGTACGACCCGGCTGGCGTTTATTGGTCAGTTCACCAAGTTTGAGAATCTGGCGCCGATGGCGTATCAGGGATATGACGAATAG
- a CDS encoding putative quinol monooxygenase, with translation MAITRINQFQASAGNEENMPAFLRSLVPYISGSPGCISCEVLSNDDNPSECIVLERWESKDAHRASVANFPQKDMQAAGILFAASPKGWYYSSVAE, from the coding sequence ATGGCAATTACAAGGATTAATCAGTTTCAGGCATCTGCCGGTAATGAAGAAAATATGCCGGCGTTTTTGCGGTCCCTGGTGCCGTATATTTCAGGGTCTCCGGGCTGTATTTCCTGTGAAGTTCTGAGCAACGATGATAACCCTTCAGAATGTATCGTGCTGGAACGCTGGGAAAGTAAAGACGCCCACCGGGCATCCGTCGCTAATTTTCCGCAAAAAGATATGCAGGCCGCCGGCATTCTGTTCGCAGCTTCTCCTAAGGGCTGGTATTACTCTTCAGTCGCGGAATAA
- a CDS encoding AEC family transporter — translation MNLYLETLLFTSDIVVPIFFIVFLGYLLRRYRVIDEGFVTTSSRLVFTITLPALVFMSISQTDFKAVFNPQLLLLFAAFTLATVALLWWFSGRMKLAANARGVFVQGAFRGNFGIVGLAVCFNMFAEPGLAQASVVLACVIPLYNVLSVLVLSIPRQDSRVSPRKIIRDIITNPLILSVVFAMPFSYNGWHLPVIGDAIGNYFASLTLPLALLAIGGSLDLKSLRNSSVTAGWATALKLVIIPVAGTLLAWLYGFRGQDVGILMVLYACPTAAASFVMAKAMQGDAQLAANIILTTTLGCVLTLSGGIYLLRLWQVI, via the coding sequence TTGAATCTTTATCTTGAAACCCTGCTGTTCACCAGCGATATCGTTGTACCGATTTTCTTTATCGTATTTCTCGGCTACCTGTTACGCCGTTACCGGGTAATCGATGAAGGCTTTGTGACGACTTCATCCCGGCTGGTATTTACCATTACCCTGCCGGCACTGGTATTCATGAGCATCTCCCAAACGGATTTTAAAGCGGTTTTTAATCCGCAACTGTTACTGCTCTTTGCCGCCTTTACGCTGGCAACAGTTGCTCTGCTGTGGTGGTTCAGCGGCCGGATGAAACTGGCGGCCAACGCCAGAGGTGTATTTGTACAGGGTGCGTTTCGCGGTAATTTCGGCATCGTCGGGCTGGCGGTATGTTTCAACATGTTTGCCGAACCGGGGCTGGCTCAGGCATCGGTGGTACTGGCGTGTGTGATCCCGCTGTATAACGTTTTATCGGTACTGGTGCTGAGCATTCCCCGGCAGGATAGCCGCGTCAGCCCGCGGAAAATCATCAGAGACATCATTACCAACCCCCTGATTCTGTCGGTAGTATTTGCCATGCCGTTTTCTTACAACGGCTGGCACCTGCCGGTAATTGGCGATGCCATCGGCAACTACTTCGCCAGCCTGACCCTGCCACTGGCCCTGCTCGCCATCGGCGGTTCACTGGACCTTAAGAGCCTGCGTAACAGCTCAGTTACCGCTGGCTGGGCGACGGCCCTGAAGCTGGTGATCATTCCGGTTGCCGGCACCCTGCTGGCCTGGCTGTACGGCTTCAGAGGACAGGACGTGGGGATTTTGATGGTGCTCTATGCGTGCCCGACGGCCGCCGCAAGTTTTGTTATGGCCAAAGCCATGCAGGGAGATGCCCAGCTGGCCGCCAATATCATTCTGACCACCACGCTGGGCTGTGTTCTGACGCTCAGTGGCGGCATTTACCTGCTGCGCCTCTGGCAGGTTATCTGA
- a CDS encoding SixA phosphatase family protein, producing MKQLTLVRHAKSCWKDPQLADFDRPLNKRGLRDLPGLATRAGEMGLRPDLIISSGANRAINTAIQLARGIGYPPEEIENIAELYHARSETLMNLLQSQSDHHRHIAVVGHNPSLELLTTYLTGEKLSKFPTCGLLHIPLSITCWTELAESCGTLEIFDYPKLHA from the coding sequence ATGAAGCAATTAACTCTGGTTCGACACGCGAAATCCTGCTGGAAAGATCCCCAGTTGGCAGACTTTGACCGCCCACTGAACAAACGGGGCCTGCGTGACTTACCCGGTCTGGCCACCCGGGCCGGCGAAATGGGTTTACGACCGGACCTGATCATCAGCAGCGGCGCCAACCGGGCAATCAACACCGCTATCCAGCTGGCCCGGGGCATCGGCTATCCGCCTGAAGAGATAGAAAACATCGCGGAGCTTTACCATGCCCGCAGTGAAACCCTGATGAACCTGCTGCAAAGCCAGAGCGATCACCATCGCCATATCGCCGTCGTCGGCCACAACCCGTCTCTGGAATTACTCACTACCTACCTTACCGGCGAGAAACTCAGCAAGTTTCCGACCTGCGGACTGCTGCACATCCCCCTGAGCATTACCTGCTGGACGGAACTGGCGGAATCATGCGGCACCCTGGAAATCTTTGATTACCCGAAACTGCACGCCTGA
- a CDS encoding AraC family transcriptional regulator codes for MHQDGLSDILHWLRLKAEVYLHTDFQGCWAVDTSGSRHVPFHFVNNGHSWLHLPDAAPRELHQGDLVIFPRDCKHMLSSEQNCPSRYLVDETLEKIGKFPDEGPLTGLTCGFFEFENKAAWPLLDSLPEVIVLELSQPDKLHSTRTLLELLISELEANEPGTRVSVNYLTHTLFVHILRSQIGHGLEKGLLSALFHPKIGKALGLIHAEPARDWSVENLAHTIGMSRSGFAEQFRDLTTKTPMRYLAEWRMLQASELLRTSELSITDIAERCGYHSEVAFRKAFKSITGATPGAIRKQT; via the coding sequence ATGCATCAAGATGGCTTAAGCGACATCCTTCACTGGCTGAGACTCAAGGCAGAGGTCTATTTGCATACAGATTTCCAGGGATGCTGGGCGGTTGACACGTCCGGCAGCCGGCACGTCCCCTTTCACTTTGTGAATAACGGCCACAGCTGGTTACATTTACCCGACGCCGCCCCACGGGAATTACATCAGGGCGATCTGGTCATCTTCCCCCGGGACTGCAAGCACATGCTCTCCAGCGAACAAAACTGTCCGAGCCGTTATCTGGTGGATGAAACGCTGGAAAAAATCGGCAAATTTCCCGATGAAGGGCCACTGACAGGGCTTACCTGCGGATTTTTTGAATTCGAAAACAAAGCCGCCTGGCCATTACTCGACAGCTTGCCGGAAGTAATCGTGCTGGAATTGAGCCAGCCAGATAAACTGCACAGCACCCGAACCTTACTGGAGTTGCTGATCAGCGAACTGGAAGCCAATGAACCCGGCACCCGGGTGTCAGTTAATTACCTGACCCACACCCTGTTTGTACATATTCTGCGCAGCCAGATTGGTCACGGCCTGGAAAAAGGCTTACTCAGCGCCCTGTTCCACCCCAAGATAGGTAAAGCACTGGGGCTGATTCACGCAGAACCGGCCAGAGACTGGTCGGTAGAAAACCTTGCCCACACCATCGGCATGAGCCGTTCCGGTTTTGCGGAGCAATTCCGGGACCTGACCACCAAAACACCCATGCGTTATCTGGCAGAATGGCGCATGCTGCAGGCCAGCGAACTGCTGCGTACCTCCGAGCTGAGCATTACCGATATCGCCGAACGCTGTGGTTATCATTCTGAAGTGGCTTTCCGCAAAGCTTTTAAAAGCATCACCGGCGCAACGCCAGGGGCGATCAGAAAACAAACCTGA
- the grxC gene encoding glutaredoxin 3, with product MAIIEVYSKDYCPYCKAAKSLLEQLGWRYKEYEVTQNWKKHQEMIRRSGRKTVPQVFIDDRHIGGYDDFSAYVRRLAKVS from the coding sequence ATGGCCATTATTGAAGTGTATAGCAAAGATTACTGCCCATACTGTAAAGCGGCAAAGAGTTTGCTGGAACAGCTGGGCTGGCGTTACAAGGAATATGAAGTCACGCAGAACTGGAAAAAGCATCAGGAAATGATTCGCCGTTCCGGCCGGAAAACGGTACCGCAGGTGTTTATCGATGACCGGCATATTGGCGGTTACGATGACTTCTCGGCTTATGTGCGCCGTCTGGCCAAAGTCAGTTGA
- a CDS encoding sulfite exporter TauE/SafE family protein, protein MTPADLLLLFAAGIISGMLNAVAGGGSFISFPALLFAGVPPISANATNTFAACSGYLSGTWAFRHDLKAHQKQLPLYIVISLTGGVTGAWLLLQTPQEHFSAAIPWLLLFASTLFICGNQLNKLLRHFSPADKPRHWLAAACSGAVLLGVCIYGGFFNAGLGIIALSYLVLTGHTDINAMNGIKLLVSSCVSLIAIAIFIADGAIVWYEGGVLLTGSLLGGYSAATVSRRIPQQRIRQLIIITSLSITAYFFADHYQLWPISG, encoded by the coding sequence ATGACGCCGGCTGATCTGCTGTTACTGTTCGCCGCCGGCATCATCAGTGGCATGCTTAATGCTGTTGCCGGAGGGGGCAGTTTTATTTCATTCCCGGCCCTGCTGTTCGCCGGGGTTCCGCCGATCAGCGCCAACGCCACCAACACTTTTGCCGCCTGTTCCGGCTACCTGAGCGGTACCTGGGCGTTCCGGCACGATTTAAAAGCCCACCAAAAACAACTCCCACTGTATATCGTCATCAGCCTGACAGGCGGCGTAACCGGTGCCTGGCTACTGCTGCAAACACCCCAGGAGCACTTCTCAGCAGCCATTCCCTGGCTGTTACTGTTCGCCAGTACCCTGTTTATCTGTGGCAATCAGCTGAATAAGCTATTGCGACATTTTTCACCCGCAGATAAACCCCGCCACTGGCTTGCAGCCGCCTGTTCCGGCGCGGTACTGCTGGGTGTATGTATTTATGGTGGGTTCTTCAATGCCGGGCTGGGGATCATTGCCCTGAGCTATCTGGTCCTGACCGGTCACACCGATATAAACGCCATGAACGGCATTAAATTACTGGTGTCGTCCTGTGTATCCCTGATTGCCATTGCGATCTTTATCGCTGACGGTGCAATTGTCTGGTATGAGGGTGGGGTTCTGTTAACCGGCTCACTGCTGGGCGGTTACTCCGCGGCAACAGTATCCCGACGGATTCCTCAGCAGCGCATCCGACAGCTGATCATTATCACCAGCCTGTCGATCACGGCCTATTTCTTTGCGGATCACTATCAGCTCTGGCCGATCAGCGGATAG
- a CDS encoding glutamate-5-semialdehyde dehydrogenase produces MNVTEYMAQLGQQARVASRAIAKADTGLKNRALLAMADAIDASRDALVEANAKDLAQGEANGLDAAMLDRLQLKSSQIDTMIEGLRQVAALPDPTGAITDMNYLPSGIQVGKMRVPLGVIGIIYESRPNVTVEAASLCLKSGNATILRGGSEAIHSNAAVAECIKAGLKEVGLPEHAVQVVETTDRAAVGELITMPEYVDVIVPRGGKGLIERVSRDAKVTVIKHLDGICHVYIDDEADHAKAVNVALNAKTHRYGTCNTMETLLVHESRTEVLQELAERYRAAGVELRGCERTLEVLPFATAATEEDWATEYLAPVLAIKLVADMDEAIAHINRYGSHHTDAIITENYTKSRSFLREVDSSSVMVNASTRFADGFEYGLGAEIGISTDKIHARGPVGLDGLTSQKYVVLGDGHIRQ; encoded by the coding sequence ATGAATGTAACTGAATATATGGCCCAGCTGGGTCAGCAGGCGCGGGTTGCTTCCCGTGCTATTGCAAAAGCCGATACCGGCCTTAAAAACCGTGCTTTACTGGCGATGGCTGATGCGATTGATGCGTCCCGTGATGCGCTGGTTGAGGCCAATGCCAAAGATCTGGCGCAGGGCGAGGCGAATGGTCTCGACGCTGCGATGCTGGATCGTCTGCAGCTTAAGTCCAGTCAGATCGATACCATGATCGAGGGTTTACGGCAGGTTGCCGCTTTGCCAGATCCCACCGGCGCGATTACGGATATGAATTATCTGCCCAGCGGTATTCAGGTCGGTAAAATGCGGGTACCGCTTGGTGTCATCGGTATTATCTATGAGTCACGTCCGAATGTGACGGTAGAAGCGGCCAGCCTGTGTCTGAAATCCGGCAATGCCACCATTCTGCGTGGCGGTTCTGAAGCGATTCACAGTAATGCGGCGGTTGCCGAATGCATTAAAGCAGGCCTGAAGGAAGTTGGCTTGCCTGAGCATGCGGTGCAGGTGGTGGAAACCACTGATCGTGCTGCGGTGGGTGAGCTGATTACCATGCCTGAGTATGTGGATGTGATTGTACCGCGGGGCGGCAAAGGCCTGATTGAACGGGTCAGCCGTGACGCCAAGGTGACTGTTATCAAACATCTTGATGGTATCTGCCATGTGTATATTGATGACGAAGCGGATCATGCTAAGGCAGTGAATGTTGCGCTGAATGCGAAAACTCACCGCTACGGTACCTGTAACACCATGGAAACCCTGCTGGTGCATGAGTCCCGCACTGAAGTGCTTCAGGAACTGGCAGAACGTTACCGGGCAGCAGGTGTTGAACTGCGTGGCTGCGAACGGACTCTTGAGGTGCTGCCGTTTGCCACTGCCGCGACGGAAGAGGACTGGGCGACCGAGTATCTCGCACCTGTCCTTGCGATTAAGCTGGTGGCGGATATGGATGAAGCGATTGCCCATATCAACCGTTACGGTTCACACCATACGGATGCCATCATTACTGAGAACTACACCAAGTCCCGCAGCTTCCTGCGTGAGGTGGATTCAAGCTCAGTGATGGTGAACGCGTCCACCCGCTTTGCTGACGGTTTTGAATACGGTCTGGGTGCTGAGATTGGCATTTCTACCGATAAGATTCATGCCCGTGGCCCGGTGGGGCTGGATGGTCTGACATCCCAGAAGTATGTGGTGCTGGGTGACGGCCATATTCGTCAGTGA